A DNA window from Rhodococcus sp. Z13 contains the following coding sequences:
- a CDS encoding M23 family metallopeptidase, whose protein sequence is MAMRRGSSFADSHAHRPDSASDDWNAWDATVDFRNTGPLAEPTDWSGPDLDGTPDLDDTDVTAPASRGGAHRLPTPPTALKGRAAVFAVAAGAVVAAGQTAGNGPEKAEHAEVALAADRSDSSVIAATAVPQAAQFTSTADAEPSQAPQVLNIADPNDLSQFSNLLAKGQRFSEERAAREAAARRPLFVLPVSGTFTSTYGSRWGTIHGGIDIAAPIGTPIFAVADGEVIDSGPASGFGMWVRLLHADGTITVYGHIDQSLVTVGQKVMAGDQIATVGNRGFSTGPHLHFEVHLNGLDKIDPVPWLATRGIALGILSD, encoded by the coding sequence ATGGCGATGCGCCGAGGCAGCTCGTTTGCCGACAGCCACGCCCACCGCCCCGACTCGGCGTCCGACGACTGGAATGCCTGGGACGCAACCGTGGACTTCCGCAACACCGGCCCTCTCGCCGAGCCGACCGACTGGTCCGGGCCCGATCTCGACGGCACCCCCGACCTCGACGACACCGATGTGACCGCTCCCGCCTCGCGCGGTGGAGCCCATCGCCTCCCCACTCCTCCCACGGCCCTCAAGGGCCGCGCCGCCGTCTTCGCGGTCGCCGCCGGTGCCGTGGTCGCCGCGGGGCAGACCGCCGGCAACGGCCCCGAGAAGGCCGAGCACGCCGAGGTCGCCCTTGCAGCCGACCGGTCCGACTCCTCGGTGATCGCCGCGACCGCGGTCCCGCAGGCCGCCCAGTTCACGTCGACCGCCGACGCCGAACCGTCGCAGGCCCCGCAGGTCCTCAACATCGCCGATCCGAACGACCTGTCGCAGTTCTCCAACCTGCTGGCCAAGGGTCAGCGGTTCAGCGAGGAACGCGCCGCCCGGGAGGCCGCGGCCCGCCGGCCGCTGTTCGTGCTCCCCGTCAGCGGCACCTTCACCTCCACCTACGGTTCGCGCTGGGGCACCATCCACGGCGGCATCGACATCGCCGCCCCGATCGGCACCCCGATCTTCGCGGTCGCCGACGGCGAGGTCATCGACTCCGGTCCGGCCTCCGGCTTCGGAATGTGGGTCCGCCTGCTGCACGCCGACGGCACCATCACCGTCTACGGCCACATCGACCAGTCGCTGGTCACCGTGGGCCAGAAGGTCATGGCCGGCGACCAGATCGCCACCGTGGGCAACCGTGGCTTCTCCACCGGCCCGCACCTGCACTTCGAGGTCCACCTCAACGGCCTCGACAAGATCGATCCCGTGCCGTGGCTCGCCACCCGCGGCATCGCCCTCGGTATCCTCAGCGACTGA
- the sucC gene encoding ADP-forming succinate--CoA ligase subunit beta gives MDLFEYQAKELFAKHDVPTSAGRVTDTVAGAREIAEEIGKPVMVKAQVKTGGRGKAGGVKYAATADDAQTHAENILGLDIKGHIVKKLLVAEASEIAEEYYISFLLDRTNRTYLAMCSVEGGMEIEEVAATKPERLAKVPVDAVKGVDLAFAREIAEKGHLPAEVLDAAAVTIQKLWEVFTKEDALLVEVNPLVRTPDDQILALDGKITLDANADFRQPGHAEFEDKDATDPLELKAKENDLNYVKLDGEVGIIGNGAGLVMSTLDVVAYAGEKHGGVKPANFLDIGGGASAAVMAAGLDVILNDAQVKSVFVNVFGGITACDAVANGIVKALEILGDEANKPLVVRLDGNNVDEGRRILAEANHPLVTLVATMDEAADKAAELAAAAK, from the coding sequence ATGGATCTCTTCGAATACCAGGCGAAGGAACTCTTCGCCAAGCATGACGTGCCGACGTCGGCCGGCCGTGTTACCGACACTGTCGCCGGTGCCCGCGAGATCGCGGAGGAAATCGGCAAGCCGGTCATGGTCAAGGCTCAGGTCAAGACCGGTGGCCGTGGCAAGGCCGGTGGCGTGAAGTACGCCGCCACCGCAGACGACGCGCAGACCCACGCCGAGAACATCCTCGGCCTCGACATCAAGGGTCACATCGTCAAGAAGCTGCTGGTCGCCGAGGCGAGCGAGATCGCGGAGGAGTACTACATCTCCTTCCTGCTCGACCGCACCAACCGCACCTACCTGGCCATGTGCTCGGTCGAGGGTGGCATGGAGATCGAAGAGGTCGCCGCCACCAAGCCGGAGCGTCTCGCCAAGGTTCCCGTCGACGCCGTCAAGGGCGTCGACCTCGCGTTCGCGCGTGAGATCGCCGAGAAGGGCCATCTGCCCGCCGAGGTTCTCGACGCCGCGGCCGTGACCATCCAGAAGCTGTGGGAGGTCTTCACCAAGGAAGACGCTCTCCTCGTGGAGGTCAACCCCCTCGTCCGCACCCCGGACGACCAGATCCTCGCCCTCGACGGCAAGATCACCCTGGATGCCAACGCCGACTTCCGTCAGCCCGGCCACGCCGAGTTCGAGGACAAGGACGCCACGGATCCGCTCGAGCTCAAGGCCAAGGAGAACGACCTCAACTACGTCAAACTCGACGGCGAGGTCGGCATCATCGGTAACGGCGCCGGTCTGGTCATGTCGACCCTCGACGTCGTCGCCTACGCGGGTGAGAAGCACGGTGGCGTCAAGCCCGCCAACTTCCTCGACATCGGTGGCGGCGCCTCCGCTGCGGTCATGGCTGCCGGTCTCGACGTCATCCTGAACGACGCCCAGGTCAAGAGCGTGTTCGTCAACGTCTTCGGTGGCATCACCGCCTGCGACGCCGTCGCCAACGGCATCGTCAAGGCTCTCGAGATCCTCGGCGACGAGGCCAACAAGCCGCTCGTCGTCCGCCTCGACGGCAACAACGTCGACGAGGGACGCCGCATCCTCGCCGAGGCCAACCACCCGCTGGTCACGCTCGTCGCCACCATGGACGAAGCTGCCGACAAGGCTGCCGAGCTCGCCGCCGCAGCGAAGTAA
- the sucD gene encoding succinate--CoA ligase subunit alpha yields the protein MAIFLTKDSKVIVQGITGGEGTKHTALMLKAGTQVVGGVNARKAGTTVSHTDKDGNPVELPVFGSVAEAMKETGADVSIAFVPPAFSKDAIVEAIDAEIPLLVVITEGIPVQDTAYAWAYNVQKGNKTRIIGPNCPGIITPEEALVGITPANIAGKGPIGLVSKSGTLTYQMMYELREYGFSTAIGIGGDPVIGTTHIDAIEAFEKDPETKVIVMIGEIGGDAEERAADYIKANVTKPVVGYVAGFTAPEGKTMGHAGAIVSGSSGTAQAKKDALEAAGVKVGKTPSETAALAREILKSL from the coding sequence ATGGCAATCTTCCTTACCAAGGATTCCAAGGTCATCGTCCAGGGCATCACCGGCGGCGAGGGCACCAAGCACACCGCGCTGATGCTGAAGGCCGGCACTCAGGTCGTCGGCGGCGTCAACGCCCGCAAGGCCGGCACCACGGTCTCGCACACCGACAAGGACGGCAACCCGGTCGAGCTCCCCGTCTTCGGCTCCGTCGCCGAGGCCATGAAGGAGACCGGCGCGGACGTCTCCATCGCCTTCGTGCCGCCGGCGTTCTCCAAGGACGCCATCGTCGAGGCGATCGACGCCGAGATCCCGCTGCTCGTCGTCATCACCGAGGGCATCCCGGTGCAGGACACCGCCTACGCCTGGGCCTACAACGTCCAGAAGGGCAACAAGACCCGCATCATCGGCCCCAACTGCCCCGGCATCATCACCCCGGAAGAGGCGCTCGTCGGCATCACCCCGGCGAACATCGCCGGCAAGGGCCCGATCGGTCTCGTCTCCAAGTCGGGCACGCTGACCTACCAGATGATGTACGAGCTGCGTGAGTACGGCTTCTCCACCGCCATCGGTATCGGCGGCGACCCGGTCATCGGCACCACCCACATCGACGCCATCGAGGCGTTCGAAAAGGACCCGGAGACCAAGGTCATCGTCATGATCGGTGAGATCGGCGGCGACGCCGAGGAGCGCGCGGCCGACTACATCAAGGCCAACGTGACCAAGCCGGTCGTCGGCTATGTCGCGGGCTTCACCGCTCCCGAGGGCAAGACCATGGGCCACGCCGGCGCCATCGTCTCCGGCTCCTCGGGCACCGCTCAGGCCAAGAAGGATGCCCTCGAGGCGGCCGGCGTCAAGGTCGGCAAGACGCCGTCCGAGACCGCGGCCCTCGCTCGCGAGATCCTGAAGTCGCTCTGA
- a CDS encoding IMPACT family protein, producing MPHTLAPGPDVVVETEVKHSRFRAALRRVDTAEAALAFVDRQRRLYPDARHHCWAFVVGDDITARAERSSDDGEPGGTAGVPMLQVLHHRDLVNVVAVVTRWFGGIKLGAGGLVRAYSGAVSVALDGATLVERRKQEKFTFTVGHADAGRVESELRGRGVPVLDVAYTNSVEFTVASGDRGELAGLVASLTSGAGELEPAGADWIDA from the coding sequence ATGCCGCACACTCTCGCTCCCGGTCCGGATGTCGTGGTCGAGACGGAGGTCAAGCACTCTCGATTCCGCGCTGCCCTCCGTCGTGTCGACACCGCCGAGGCCGCGCTGGCATTCGTGGACCGACAACGCAGACTGTATCCCGATGCGCGCCACCACTGCTGGGCATTCGTCGTCGGCGACGACATCACGGCGCGGGCGGAACGATCGAGCGACGACGGCGAGCCGGGCGGCACGGCAGGGGTGCCGATGCTGCAGGTGCTCCACCACCGCGACCTGGTGAACGTCGTTGCGGTGGTGACCCGCTGGTTCGGCGGCATCAAGCTGGGCGCGGGCGGGCTGGTGCGTGCGTACTCGGGGGCGGTCTCGGTGGCCCTCGACGGCGCGACGCTGGTGGAGCGCCGCAAGCAGGAGAAGTTCACGTTCACCGTCGGTCACGCGGATGCGGGCCGGGTGGAGTCGGAACTGCGGGGGCGGGGTGTCCCGGTGCTCGACGTCGCCTACACGAACTCCGTGGAGTTCACCGTCGCGAGCGGTGACCGCGGCGAACTCGCGGGCCTGGTGGCCTCGCTGACCTCCGGTGCCGGAGAACTGGAACCGGCGGGCGCCGACTGGATCGACGCCTGA
- a CDS encoding DUF5336 domain-containing protein: protein MTFPAGASAQSRMVPLLLPLAVAVLGFLNFVLGLAPFVNITFGSHVALSSFDFGFAVVPLAFLLFGGASAALSLLPGQDLRAVSVAASGVGFVTSLFQLFHLPEDTGIAWGGVTILVLGFLQFALALVGLLFGLGILVSGRSGQRSGAGSPQFGGAPGFAPGQGYGPQSFGQQGLGQQAFGQQQGGFGQPQGYGAPQTGPQPQYPQPQYPGGQQYPFGGRSSTSSTAVPSSSTRAAGSTAAAGTAGESTTPAPSSTRERSSTRERSLRRHGPRRRSPRRRSPRRRSTRRRPTRRGPNPPRTVARTPPGPSVPRTNSGERRA, encoded by the coding sequence ATGACATTTCCCGCAGGTGCATCCGCCCAGAGCAGGATGGTGCCGTTGCTGTTGCCCCTGGCCGTGGCGGTACTCGGCTTCCTGAACTTCGTGCTCGGCCTGGCCCCGTTCGTGAACATCACCTTCGGTTCCCACGTCGCCCTGTCGTCCTTCGACTTCGGGTTCGCTGTGGTGCCCCTGGCGTTCCTGCTCTTCGGCGGTGCGAGCGCAGCGCTGTCGCTGCTGCCCGGGCAGGACCTGCGGGCCGTGTCGGTGGCGGCATCCGGGGTCGGCTTCGTGACGTCGCTGTTCCAGCTGTTCCACCTGCCGGAGGACACCGGCATCGCGTGGGGTGGGGTGACGATCCTCGTCCTCGGTTTCCTGCAGTTCGCCCTCGCCCTCGTCGGACTGCTGTTCGGGCTCGGCATCCTCGTGTCCGGCCGGTCCGGTCAGCGCAGCGGCGCCGGTTCGCCGCAGTTCGGGGGAGCGCCCGGCTTCGCTCCGGGCCAGGGTTACGGACCCCAGTCGTTCGGCCAGCAGGGACTCGGCCAACAGGCATTCGGCCAGCAGCAGGGCGGATTCGGGCAGCCGCAGGGCTACGGCGCGCCACAGACCGGACCCCAGCCGCAGTACCCCCAGCCGCAGTATCCGGGCGGTCAGCAGTACCCCTTCGGGGGGCGCAGCAGTACCAGCAGTACGGCGGTGCCCAGCAGCAGTACCCGGGCAGCGGGCAGTACGGCAGCGGCCGGTACGGCGGGGGAGAGTACTACTCCGGCGCCCAGCAGTACACGGGAGCGCAGCAGTACACGGGAGCGCAGCCTTCGGAGGCACGGTCCGCGGAGGCGCAGCCCACGGAGACGCAGCCCGCGGAGACGCAGCACACGGAGGAGACCGACGCGGCGAGGACCGAACCCGCCGAGAACGGTGGCCCGGACGCCACCCGGGCCTTCCGTGCCCCGGACGAACAGCGGTGAACGGCGCGCCTGA
- a CDS encoding DUF6350 family protein → MTSTLGRSARHVPTDDDDDQLDPERFRILIGTATRLPAVTLAVVATVVVTTMVVASSDLTGIYAAIAGTWLALHQVTLTIDGVSLGVLPLLPTAVLVWLAARSCGGAVDAVVESKGRPLDRQDASRITAATLVGPLAVTAVALVVMQDAAAVLPVSPPNPAAALAWVTGLYLLAAVLGIGSRVWRPLVRHYALPDWFVLAFRPAVRVLAGMFAAGGVVVVLGMLWSWSTVGDLLARGGDWTGVLGLTILSILYLPNVVVGAAAVLAGSTVDFGEVHLSLFEATGGDLPALPVLAAIPSGPAASFWPVLLAVPATVGALLGRFAADRTLQAQAAGVPVGSTDAAWTVLVAAAGAGVVTAVVVWAAGGPLGVFGIVGANWWLSGLLVFAWAGLLGVVTAQLLMWREGRLTARSLRVAAAADAAAKEAAAPRENTANTANTANTANAAKADADESEARDDTEGEARDDTEDDGETDAAVASADAEAVDAEAVDADSSPDADDTEEDSEEDSAEDDTEDPGEDTAAAADDPESEDTTDEPEEDAGKDTDDAGKDTDMEVADKAGKGAD, encoded by the coding sequence ATGACTTCGACGCTCGGCCGGTCCGCCCGGCATGTTCCAACCGACGATGACGACGACCAGCTCGACCCGGAACGCTTCCGGATCCTGATCGGGACGGCGACACGTCTTCCCGCGGTGACCCTCGCGGTCGTCGCGACCGTGGTGGTGACGACGATGGTCGTCGCCAGCAGCGACCTCACCGGCATCTACGCCGCGATCGCCGGTACCTGGCTGGCGCTGCACCAGGTGACCCTCACGATCGACGGGGTGTCCCTCGGGGTGCTGCCGCTGCTGCCTACCGCCGTACTCGTGTGGCTGGCCGCCCGCAGCTGTGGCGGCGCGGTGGACGCCGTCGTCGAGAGCAAGGGCCGCCCGCTCGACCGGCAGGACGCCTCCCGGATCACCGCCGCCACGCTCGTCGGGCCGCTCGCGGTGACGGCGGTCGCGCTCGTGGTGATGCAGGACGCCGCGGCGGTGCTGCCGGTGTCGCCGCCGAACCCCGCTGCCGCGCTGGCCTGGGTGACCGGGCTGTACCTGCTCGCGGCGGTCCTCGGCATCGGCTCCCGCGTGTGGCGGCCGTTGGTGCGGCACTACGCGCTGCCGGACTGGTTCGTGCTCGCCTTCCGGCCCGCCGTGCGGGTGCTCGCGGGCATGTTCGCGGCTGGCGGTGTCGTGGTGGTGCTCGGCATGCTGTGGTCGTGGAGCACCGTCGGTGATCTGCTCGCCCGCGGCGGCGACTGGACCGGGGTGCTCGGCCTGACGATCCTGTCGATCCTGTACCTCCCCAACGTCGTCGTCGGTGCCGCCGCCGTCCTGGCGGGCAGCACCGTGGACTTCGGCGAGGTCCACCTGAGCCTGTTCGAGGCGACGGGGGGAGACCTGCCCGCGCTGCCGGTGCTCGCGGCGATCCCGTCGGGTCCGGCCGCGTCGTTCTGGCCTGTGCTGCTGGCCGTGCCGGCGACGGTCGGCGCACTGCTCGGCCGTTTCGCCGCCGACCGCACCCTGCAGGCGCAGGCGGCGGGTGTCCCTGTCGGCAGCACCGACGCGGCGTGGACCGTGCTGGTCGCGGCCGCCGGGGCGGGAGTCGTGACCGCGGTGGTCGTCTGGGCGGCCGGTGGTCCCCTCGGGGTGTTCGGGATCGTCGGGGCGAACTGGTGGTTGTCGGGGCTGCTCGTCTTCGCGTGGGCGGGTCTGCTCGGCGTCGTCACCGCGCAGCTGCTGATGTGGCGTGAGGGCCGGCTGACCGCCCGGTCGCTGCGGGTCGCGGCCGCCGCCGATGCCGCGGCGAAGGAGGCGGCGGCCCCCAGGGAGAACACCGCGAACACCGCGAACACCGCGAACACCGCGAACGCCGCGAAGGCCGACGCGGACGAGAGTGAGGCACGGGACGACACCGAGGGCGAGGCACGGGACGACACCGAGGACGACGGGGAGACGGACGCCGCAGTCGCCTCCGCGGATGCCGAAGCTGTCGATGCCGAAGCTGTCGATGCCGATTCGTCGCCGGACGCCGACGACACCGAGGAGGATTCGGAGGAGGACTCCGCCGAGGACGACACCGAGGACCCGGGCGAGGACACGGCTGCCGCGGCCGACGACCCGGAATCCGAGGACACCACCGACGAACCGGAGGAGGACGCGGGAAAGGACACCGACGACGCGGGAAAGGACACCGACATGGAGGTCGCGGACAAGGCCGGGAAGGGCGCCGACTAG
- the purN gene encoding phosphoribosylglycinamide formyltransferase translates to MTASRDQLPPTAPARLVVLASGTGSLLRSLIDATRTDDYPATIVAVGVDRECAAEGHAADAGIPSFRVRLRDFENRSAWDCALTDAVAEHEPDIVVTAGFMKILGSAFLERFGGRIINTHPALLPSFPGAHAVPDALAYGVKVTGSTVHLVDGGVDTGPILAQEAVPVLEHDDEATLHERIKVVERRLLTEVVAAVVTRGVVSDGRKAVIPGDRT, encoded by the coding sequence CTGACTGCCTCGCGTGACCAGCTGCCGCCCACCGCGCCGGCGCGGCTCGTCGTACTCGCTTCGGGCACCGGCAGCCTGTTGCGTTCGCTGATCGATGCCACCCGCACCGACGACTATCCCGCGACGATCGTCGCCGTCGGTGTGGACCGCGAATGCGCCGCCGAAGGCCATGCCGCCGACGCCGGTATCCCGTCCTTCCGTGTGCGGCTGCGCGACTTCGAGAACCGGTCCGCCTGGGACTGTGCCCTCACCGACGCGGTCGCCGAGCACGAACCCGACATCGTCGTGACCGCCGGGTTCATGAAGATCCTCGGTTCGGCCTTCCTCGAACGTTTCGGGGGCCGGATCATCAACACGCATCCGGCGTTGCTGCCGTCCTTCCCGGGCGCGCACGCCGTCCCCGACGCTCTCGCCTACGGCGTCAAGGTCACCGGATCGACGGTGCACCTCGTCGACGGCGGAGTCGACACGGGCCCGATTCTCGCGCAGGAAGCCGTTCCCGTCCTCGAGCACGACGACGAGGCCACCCTGCACGAGCGCATCAAGGTTGTCGAGCGACGGTTACTGACCGAGGTGGTCGCCGCCGTCGTCACCCGTGGAGTTGTATCCGATGGACGAAAGGCCGTGATCCCCGGTGACCGAACGTAG
- the purH gene encoding bifunctional phosphoribosylaminoimidazolecarboxamide formyltransferase/IMP cyclohydrolase produces the protein MTERRTVRRALVSVYDKSGLVELATGLHEAGVELVSTGSTAKTIADAGVPVTKVEELTGFPECLEGRVKTLHPRVHAGILADTRKQDHLDQIAELGIETFELVVVNLYPFTQTVASGASPDECVEQIDIGGPSMVRAAAKNHPSVAVVVDPAAYGDVLESVKAGGFTLAQRKRLAAQAFQHTAAYDVAVASWMNSGYATEGDDAQFPAWTGATWTRANVLRYGENPHQAAALYVNEAGEPGLAQAEQLHGKEMSYNNYQDADAAWRAAHDHSEPCVAIIKHANPCGIAIADDIATAHRNAHECDPVSAFGGVIAANREVSVEMAEQVAEIFTEVIIAPAYADGAVDVLSRKKNIRILRADSPTSAPLEIRQVSGGLLLQERDVLTAEGDDPANWQLACGEAADEATLRDLEFAWRACRAVKSNAILLASGGATVGVGMGQVNRVDSARLAVTRAGDRVVGSVAASDAFFPFADGLQVLTEAGVKAIVQPGGSVRDNEVIEAAREAGVTLYLTGARHFAH, from the coding sequence GTGACCGAACGTAGGACTGTTCGCCGCGCGCTGGTCAGCGTGTACGACAAGAGCGGACTGGTGGAGCTCGCGACCGGGCTGCACGAGGCGGGCGTCGAGCTGGTCTCGACCGGTTCCACCGCGAAGACCATTGCCGACGCCGGTGTGCCGGTGACCAAGGTCGAGGAGCTGACCGGCTTCCCCGAGTGCCTCGAGGGCCGCGTGAAGACGCTGCACCCGCGCGTGCACGCCGGTATCCTCGCCGACACCCGCAAGCAGGACCACCTCGACCAGATCGCCGAGCTCGGCATCGAGACCTTCGAACTGGTCGTCGTCAACCTGTACCCGTTCACGCAGACCGTCGCCTCGGGTGCGAGCCCCGACGAGTGCGTCGAGCAGATCGACATCGGTGGCCCGTCGATGGTGCGCGCCGCCGCGAAGAACCACCCGTCGGTGGCCGTGGTCGTCGATCCCGCCGCCTACGGTGACGTGCTCGAGTCGGTGAAGGCCGGTGGATTCACCCTTGCGCAGCGCAAGCGTCTGGCCGCGCAGGCCTTCCAGCACACCGCCGCCTACGACGTGGCGGTCGCGAGCTGGATGAACTCCGGCTACGCCACCGAGGGGGACGACGCGCAGTTCCCGGCGTGGACCGGTGCGACCTGGACCCGCGCGAACGTGCTGCGTTACGGCGAGAACCCGCACCAGGCCGCCGCGCTGTACGTGAACGAGGCCGGTGAGCCGGGCCTGGCGCAGGCCGAGCAGTTGCACGGCAAGGAGATGTCCTACAACAACTACCAGGACGCCGACGCCGCCTGGCGCGCCGCGCACGACCACAGCGAGCCGTGCGTCGCGATCATCAAGCACGCCAACCCCTGCGGCATCGCGATCGCCGACGACATCGCCACCGCGCACCGCAACGCGCACGAGTGCGACCCGGTGTCGGCCTTCGGTGGCGTCATCGCCGCCAACCGCGAGGTCAGCGTCGAGATGGCCGAGCAGGTCGCCGAGATCTTCACCGAGGTGATCATCGCCCCGGCCTACGCCGACGGTGCCGTCGACGTGCTCTCCCGCAAGAAGAACATCCGCATCCTGCGGGCCGACTCGCCGACCTCGGCGCCGCTCGAGATCCGTCAGGTCTCCGGCGGTCTGCTCCTGCAGGAGCGCGACGTGCTCACCGCCGAGGGCGACGACCCGGCGAACTGGCAGCTCGCGTGCGGTGAGGCCGCGGACGAGGCCACCCTGCGCGATCTCGAGTTCGCGTGGCGTGCCTGCCGTGCCGTGAAGTCCAACGCGATCCTGCTGGCCTCCGGCGGCGCGACCGTCGGTGTCGGCATGGGCCAGGTCAACCGCGTCGACTCGGCGCGTCTGGCCGTCACCCGCGCCGGGGACCGCGTGGTCGGCTCGGTGGCCGCCTCCGACGCGTTCTTCCCGTTCGCGGACGGCCTGCAGGTACTCACCGAGGCCGGTGTGAAGGCGATCGTGCAGCCGGGTGGATCCGTGCGCGACAACGAGGTCATCGAGGCGGCCCGGGAAGCCGGCGTCACCCTCTACCTGACCGGCGCGCGGCACTTCGCGCACTAG
- a CDS encoding DUF1186 family protein, giving the protein MKLRIESGGTVPKDLPEDLTGHAITIDLSRVSGTESGAASADLIRELIDRGAAKLVISEGRGKRPRTEHGNGAHAHAA; this is encoded by the coding sequence ATGAAACTGCGCATCGAATCCGGTGGCACCGTGCCCAAGGATCTGCCCGAGGACCTGACCGGTCACGCCATCACCATCGACCTGAGCCGGGTGAGCGGCACCGAGAGCGGTGCGGCGTCGGCCGACCTGATCCGCGAGCTGATCGACCGCGGTGCGGCCAAGCTGGTCATCTCGGAAGGCCGCGGCAAGCGTCCCCGCACCGAACACGGGAACGGCGCCCACGCACACGCCGCCTGA
- a CDS encoding alpha/beta hydrolase translates to MSDTEISFSSGDVTLHGSVRVPVSMRGPVPGVLLLAGSGPTDRNGDSALLPGSIGTLRHLTDVLERKGFASLRYDKLGSGTTGLGPYDVEDVADLGFSTFIDAAADGLAFLGSQRGVDPERLYVIGHSEGSLIALALAQDNDSIAGLGLLEPLAVRLLDLLTAQIDAQLDAVVAAGQLPLQIADELRVALTGAVESLRADGTLSDDLPEPLRNAGLVPANAKALAEEDSLDPRMLAAQIAGDLPVLTSVSSKDIQVRIEDVDALDAALVHTRLTSLRMTRTNHVLKDIGDQQSTGADYVADLPYSEEFTSGFEAWLDSLKA, encoded by the coding sequence ATGTCGGACACCGAGATCAGTTTTTCCAGCGGCGACGTCACCCTGCACGGCAGTGTGCGGGTGCCCGTCTCCATGAGAGGACCGGTGCCCGGCGTGCTGCTGCTGGCCGGCAGCGGCCCCACCGATCGCAACGGCGACAGCGCCCTGCTGCCCGGTTCCATCGGCACCCTGCGGCACCTCACCGACGTGCTCGAGCGCAAGGGCTTCGCGAGCCTGCGCTACGACAAGCTCGGCAGCGGCACCACCGGTCTCGGTCCCTACGACGTCGAGGACGTCGCCGATCTCGGCTTCTCCACCTTCATCGACGCTGCCGCGGACGGTCTGGCCTTCCTCGGCTCCCAGCGCGGTGTCGACCCCGAACGTCTCTACGTCATCGGCCACAGCGAGGGCTCCCTCATCGCGCTCGCGCTGGCCCAGGACAACGACTCGATCGCCGGGCTCGGCCTGCTCGAGCCCCTCGCGGTGCGGCTGCTCGACCTGCTGACCGCGCAGATCGACGCTCAGCTCGACGCCGTCGTCGCCGCCGGGCAGCTGCCCCTGCAGATCGCCGACGAACTGCGCGTCGCGCTCACCGGTGCCGTGGAGTCGCTGCGCGCCGACGGCACCCTCTCCGACGACCTGCCCGAACCGCTGCGCAACGCCGGTCTCGTCCCGGCCAACGCCAAGGCCCTCGCCGAGGAGGACTCGCTCGATCCGCGGATGCTCGCGGCGCAGATCGCCGGCGACCTGCCGGTGCTGACGAGCGTGTCGTCCAAGGACATCCAGGTGCGGATCGAGGACGTCGACGCCCTCGACGCGGCGCTCGTGCACACCCGGCTCACGTCGCTGCGGATGACGCGGACCAACCACGTGCTCAAGGACATCGGCGACCAGCAGTCCACCGGCGCCGACTACGTCGCCGATCTGCCCTATTCGGAGGAGTTCACGTCCGGTTTCGAGGCCTGGCTCGACAGCCTGAAGGCCTGA
- a CDS encoding DUF4126 domain-containing protein produces MDTWILAAFLGLGLAAATGLRTFLPLLLLAAAVHFELFGIVLNESMQWLGSTGALVALTVATVAELVADMIPLVDNALSMIGTVTRPVAGAIAAWAAFASLDPAMAALAGIVIGAPTALAVSTAQTGTRMATTAGTAGFGNPVVSIVESAVSFVTSLIALIVPLLVLPLLVLFGWLGFKGMRRVRRARATRAA; encoded by the coding sequence ATGGACACGTGGATCCTGGCGGCCTTCCTCGGACTCGGCCTCGCCGCCGCGACCGGGCTGCGCACCTTCCTTCCGCTGCTGCTCCTCGCCGCCGCGGTCCACTTCGAGCTGTTCGGCATCGTCCTCAACGAGTCGATGCAGTGGCTGGGCTCCACCGGGGCGCTCGTCGCGCTCACGGTCGCCACGGTCGCCGAGCTCGTCGCCGACATGATCCCGCTGGTCGACAACGCCCTGTCGATGATCGGCACGGTCACCCGGCCGGTCGCCGGGGCCATCGCGGCGTGGGCGGCGTTCGCGAGCCTCGACCCGGCGATGGCCGCGCTGGCCGGGATCGTCATCGGCGCCCCGACCGCGCTGGCGGTGAGCACCGCGCAGACCGGCACGCGGATGGCGACCACCGCGGGCACCGCCGGTTTCGGCAACCCCGTGGTGTCGATCGTCGAGAGCGCCGTCTCGTTCGTCACCTCGCTGATCGCCCTGATCGTGCCGCTGCTCGTGCTGCCGCTGCTGGTGCTGTTCGGCTGGCTCGGATTCAAGGGGATGCGGCGGGTGCGACGCGCACGCGCGACGCGCGCGGCGTGA